A region from the Gossypium hirsutum isolate 1008001.06 chromosome A08, Gossypium_hirsutum_v2.1, whole genome shotgun sequence genome encodes:
- the LOC107929670 gene encoding nitrate regulatory gene2 protein, whose translation MGCSASKLDNEDTVRRCRDRRRFMKEAVSARHHLAAAHADYCRSLRITGSALSSFAAGERLSVSDETPAVVIHPVKPSTPPSNPIPPSPAPAPAPAPFSPSPSPSPTVASSKLPHILSAPSISSPVPNRRRPRKLPPKLPHILSESSPSSSPRSSKSGFSNNFFPTAYQANSTYSTTPSQASSVWNWENFYPPSPPDSEFFEQKLQQRKQQLPRRHHRHSDENDHEDTETEKSEYDFFRPQKLNHRYDTNSHNAKSNFDEETEREEVQCSEWGDHDHDRYTTTSSSDGEEADDDYLASRSEIGTRSNFGSSTRGESEKLSHLHNQTPKPAQPQQQMYGATAGNKMDSKSEDAGSSAGSFRMGTMMDTKMVVRHRDLKEIVDAIKENFDKAAAAGDEVSEMLEIGRAQLDKSFRQLKKTVYHSSSMLSNLSSSWTSKPPLAVKYRLDSAALNEEGRSKSLCSTLDRLLAWERKLYEEVKAREGVKIEHEKKLSALQSQEYKGEDETKIDKTKASITRLQSLIIVTSQAVTTTSTAIVGLRDSDLVPQLVQICRAFRSMWASMHQYHEVQNNIVQQVRGLINRSGKGDSTSELHRQATRDLESAVSAWHSSFCRLIKFQRSFICSLHGWFKLTLLPVSNDNFNGNTEPSNVYAFCDEWKLALERLPDTVASEAIKSFINVVHVISVKQSEELKVKKQTKTASKELEKKASSLRNIERKFYHSYSMVGVGLPDTGPDHGQVLDARDPLADKKSELATCRRRVEDQMLRHAKAVEITRAMTLNNLQTGLPGVFQALTSFSALFTEALDSVCSRSYHI comes from the exons ATGGGTTGTTCGGCATCAAAGCTAGACAACGAAGACACTGTAAGGCGGTGCAGAGACAGGCGCCGCTTTATGAAGGAAGCCGTTAGCGCTCGACACCACCTAGCCGCTGCTCACGCAGATTACTGCCGCTCTCTCCGTATCACCGGCTCTGCTCTCTCCTCCTTCGCTGCTGGTGAACGCCTTTCCGTCTCCGACGAAACCCCTGCTGTCGTTATCCACCCTGTTAAACCTTCTACGCCACCCTCCAATCCAATCCCTCCATCTCCTGCTCCTGCTCCCGCTCCTGCTCCTTTCTCTCCTTCGCCTTCCCCTTCTCCGACAGTCGCTAGCTCCAAACTCCCTCACATACTCTCCGCTCCTAGCATCTCATCGCCTGTACCCAATCGTCGCCGTCCACGTAAGTTACCGCCCAAACTCCCGCACATTTTGTCGGAATCGAGTCCTTCTTCTTCCCCTCGAAGCTCGAAATCCGGTTTTTCAAACAACTTTTTCCCCACGGCTTATCAAGCTAATTCCACTTACTCAACGACTCCTTCTCAAGCTTCTTCGGTTTGGAACTGGGAAAATTTTTACCCTCCCTCCCCTCCGGACTCCGAATTCTTCGAGCAAAAGCTACAACAACGAAAGCAACAATTGCCGCGACGCCATCATCGTCATTCAGATGAAAACGACCATGAAGATACTGAAACGGAAAAATCAGAATACGATTTCTTCCGTCCACAGAAACTGAATCATCGTTACGATACCAATTCCCATAACGCCAAGAGTAATTTCGACGAGGAAACCGAAAGAGAAGAAGTGCAATGCAGTGAGTGGGGAGATCACGACCACGACCGTTACACTACAACAAGTTCATCGGATGGAGAGGAAGCGGATGACGATTACTTGGCATCTAGATCCGAGATAGGGACCCGCTCCAATTTCGGGTCCTCGACGAGAGGGGAGTCGGAGAAGTTGAGTCATCTCCATAATCAGACTCCTAAGCCGGCCCAGCCACAGCAGCAGATGTATGGGGCCACCGCGGGGAATAAAATGGATAGTAAGTCGGAGGATGCGGGATCGTCTGCCGGCAGTTTTAGGATGGGTACTATGATGGATACGAAGATGGTGGTTAGGCATAGGGATTTGAAAGAGATCGTCGATGCGATCAAAGAGAATTTCGATAAAGCCGCCGCCGCCGGAGACGAAGTCTCGGAGATGCTGGAGATCGGTAGAGCTCAGCTGGATAAAAGTTTCCGGCAGTTGAAGA AGACGGTGTATCATTCGAGTAGTATGCTGAGTAACTTGAGCTCGAGCTGGACTTCAAAGCCTCCATTGGCGGTGAAATACCGGCTTGACTCGGCAGCGCTCAATGAAGAAGGCCGTTCAAAGAGCCTTTGTTCTACTTTGGACCGGCTCCTGGCTTGGGAGAGGAAGTTGTACGAGGAAGTTAAG gCCAGAGAAGGAGTAAAGATTGAGCATGAGAAAAAGTTATCAGCATTGCAAAGTCAAGAATACAAGGGAGAGGATGAAACCAAGATAGACAAGACGAAAGCATCGATAACAAGGTTGCAGTCGCTAATTATCGTCACATCTCAGGCTGTCACTACCACCTCTACTGCCATTGTGGGGCTTAGAGACAGTGATCTTGTTCCTCAGCTTGTTCAAATTTGTCGTGC CTTCAGGTCTATGTGGGCGTCAATGCATCAATACCATGAAGTTCAGAACAATATTGTGCAGCAAGTCCGTGGCCTCATAAACAGATCAGGGAAAGGTGATTCAACTTCTGAACTGCACCGCCAGGCAACACGCGATCTAGAGTCAGCTGTATCTGCCTGGCACTCTAGTTTCTGCCGTTTGATAAAATTTCAACGCAGTTTTATCTGCTCCCTCCATGGTTGGTTCAAGCTCACCCTTCTTCCCGTCAGCAACGACAATTTCAATGGCAATACAGAGCCATCCAATGTATATGCATTTTGTGACGAGTGGAAGCTTGCTCTTGAACGACTCCCTGACACAGTAGCTTCTGAAGCTAtcaaaagttttatcaatgttgTCCACGTCATATCTGTTAAACAATCTGAAGAGCTTAAGGTTAAGAAGCAAACCAAAACTGCATCAAAGGAGCTCGAGAAAAAGGCATCATCTCTCCGCAACATAGAAAGGAAGTTCTACCACTCGTACTCTATGGTCGGTGTCGGACTTCCTGATACTGGGCCTGATCACGGGCAGGTTTTGGATGCTCGGGATCCCCTCGCTGATAAAAAATCCGAGCTCGCAACCTGCCGAAGGCGGGTGGAAGATCAAATGCTGAGACATGCCAAAGCAGTAGAGATTACAAGAGCAATGACTCTGAACAATCTTCAAACAGGCTTACCAGGTGTTTTTCAAGCATTGACCAGCTTTTCTGCGTTATTTACCGAGGCCCTCGACTCAGTTTGCTCTCGTTCCTATCATATCTAA
- the LOC107929668 gene encoding serine/threonine-protein kinase D6PK has protein sequence MERVSESKLLPRKLPALSSVPNPHIVFEREAGLMLNLQPVYARDKAGRSNVGSSQLPESAEPVRTWKGKHSLLEQVEIMPDVITFKCGGDSLEEGGPSSFSGASHPPEPVDTDPMRTVYVPISQKKSDPGCLMKSISVKGPFLEDLSIRVPHKKPSPAILSPAESLAEESNDFVALSSPFSGPRASQNVDNSLIHRGSDDKECVWDVSLPPSGNVSPHSSIDSTGVVTAMSIVNSSASTCRSDAVTSDGMISMERNCESRKESVRADSLESAKTSVSQASDSSGLSDDSNWSNITGSANKPHKGNDPRWNAILAIRARDGILGMSHFRLLKRLGCGDIGSVYLSELSGTSCYFAMKVMDKASLASRKKLTRAQTEREILQLLDHPFLPTLYTHFETDRFSCLVMEYCPGGDLHTLRQRQPGKHFLEYAARFYAAEVLLALEYLHMLGVVYRDLKPENVLVRDDGHIMLSDFDLSLRCAVFPTLIKSSAFDSDPSKRGAAGTFCVQPACIEPTSVCIQPACFIPRIFPQKNKKKTRKPRIEFGAPSHTLPELVAEPTAARSMSFVGTHEYLAPEIIKGEGHGSAVDWWTFGIFLHELLYGKTPFKGSGNRATLFNVVGQQLKFPDSPATSYASRDLIRGLLVKEPQHRLGVKRGATEIKQHPFFEGVNWALIRCSTPPEVPRPMESEMPRMPGKLGPVEPVGVGSNSKRMVGQVGTDMKSGGKYLDFEFF, from the exons ATGGAAAGGGTCTCAGAATCAAAGTTGCTTCCGAGGAAATTGCCCGCTCTGAGTTCAGTGCCAAATCCGCATATAGTCTTTGAGAGAGAAGCAGGTCTTATGTTGAATTTGCAACCTGTATATGCTAGAGATAAAGCAGGTCGATCTAATGTGGGAAGCTCCCAATTGCCAGAGTCAGCTGAACCCGTAAGGACATGGAAAGGGAAACACTCCTTGCTTGAACAGGTAGAAATCATGCCTGATGTTATTACATTCAAGTGCGGTGGTGATTCATTGGAGGAAGGTGGACCTAGTTCTTTTTCCGGAGCTAGTCACCCTCCGGAACCTGTGGACACGGATCCAATGAGAACTGTGTATGTACCAATCAGTCAGAAGAAGTCCGATCCTGGGTGTTTGATGAAGAGCATATCAGTGAAGGGACCTTTTCTAGAAGATCTTTCGATTAGGGTTCCTCATAAGAAACCAAGTCCTGCTATTCTTTCACCAGCAGAAAGTTTGGCTGAAGAATCCAATGATTTTGTTGCATTATCTTCACCATTTTCAGGTCCACGTGCATCACAAAATGTAGATAACTCTCTCATTCATCGAGGTTCAGATGACAAAGAATGTGTTTGGGATGTTTCTTTGCCTCCAAGTGGTAATGTAAGTCCACATAGCAGCATTGACAGTACTGGGGTTGTCACTGCCATGAGCATCGTCAATAGCTCTGCTAGTACATGTAGGAGTGATGCAGTTACAAGTGATGGCATGATTAGCATGGAGAGGAATTGTGAGAGTAGAAAAGAAAGTGTCAGGGCAGATTCGCTTGAGAGTGCAAAGACTAGTGTTAGCCAAGCAAGTGATAGCAGTGGCCTTAGTGATGACAGTAACTGGAGCAATATTACTGGGAGTGCTAATAAGCCTCACAAAGGAAATGATCCTAGGTGGAATGCCATCCTGGCTATCCGGGCTCGAGATGGAATTTTGGGAATGAGTCATTTCAGATTGCTTAAACGGCTTGGTTGTGGTGACATTGGCAGTGTATATCTCTCAGAGCTGAGTGGTACTTCTTGTTATTTTGCTATGAAAGTAATGGACAAGGCATCACTTGCAAGTCGTAAGAAGTTGACTAGGGCTCAGACTGAAAGGGAGATTCTGCAGCTTCTGGACCATCCATTTCTGCCCACTCTTTATACTCATTTTGAGACTGACAGATTCTCATGTCTAGTCATGGAATATTGCCCAGGGGGGGATCTACACACTTTGAGACAACGGCAACCTGGAAAGCATTTCTTAGAGTATGCTGCAAG GTTTTACGCTGCAGAGGTTCTATTAGCACTCGAGTATCTCCACATGCTTGGTGTTGTCTATAGGGACTTGAAACCAGAAAATGTTCTAGTTCGTGATGATGGCCATATAATGCTCTCAGACTTTGATCTTTCCTTAAGATGTGCAGTGTTTCCCACACTAATAAAATCCTCAGCATTCGATTCTGATCCTTCAAAACGTGGAGCTGCTGGTACATTCTGTGTTCAACCTGCCTGCATTGAGCCTACTTCAGTTTGCATTCAACCTGCGTGCTTTATCCCACGGATATTCCCTcaaaagaacaagaagaaaaccCGAAAACCTCGAATAGAATTTGGGGCGCCTTCTCATACCCTCCCAGAGCTTGTTGCAGAGCCTACTGCGGCCCGGTCTATGTCTTTTGTTGGAACCCACGAATACCTAGCCCCTGAAATAATCAAAGGAGAAGGCCATGGAAGTGCTGTTGATTGGTGGACCTTTGGGATTTTCTTGCATGAACTGCTATATGGTAAAACCCCCTTTAAAGGTTCAGGAAACCGCGCTACACTATTCAATGTTGTAGGGCAACAGCTGAAATTTCCGGATTCACCAGCAACCAGTTATGCTAGCCGCGACTTAATCCGCGGGTTGCTGGTAAAAGAGCCACAACACCGATTAGGGGTGAAGAGGGGGGCAACCGAGATCAAGCAACATCCATTCTTTGAAGGTGTGAATTGGGCTCTAATACGATGCAGCACCCCACCTGAGGTGCCAAGACCAATGGAGAGCGAGATGCCTAGGATGCCTGGGAAACTCGGGCCGGTGGAGCCAGTTGGAGTTGGTAGCAACAGTAAAAGGATGGTAGGTCAGGTAGGAACAGACATGAAATCTGGGGGTAAATATCTGGACTTTGAGTTCTTCTAG